From the Gymnogyps californianus isolate 813 chromosome 24, ASM1813914v2, whole genome shotgun sequence genome, one window contains:
- the TIMM13 gene encoding mitochondrial import inner membrane translocase subunit Tim13: MESGFGSDFGSDFGSGGGGGGKLDPGLIMEQVKVQIAVANAQELLQRMTDKCFRKCIGKPGGALDNSEQKCIAMCMDRYMDAWNTVSRAYNSRLQRERANM, encoded by the exons ATGGAGAGCGGCTTCGGCTCCGACTTCGGCTCCGACTTCGGCTCCGGGGGTGGCGGTGGGGGGAAGCTGGATCCGGGGCTCATCATGGAGCAGGTGAAGGTGCAGATCGCCGTGGCCAACGCACAGGAGCTCTTGCAG CGCATGACGGACAAGTGCTTTCGGAAGTGCATCGGGAAGCCCGGCGGCGCGCTGGACAACTCGGAGCAG AAGTGCATCGCCATGTGCATGGACCGGTACATGGACGCCTGGAACACGGTTTCCCGAGCCTACAACTCTCGGCTGCAGCGGGAGAGAGCCAACATGTGA